CTCAGGAGAAGATGCGGATGGCCTGGGTGACCGCGGCGTGGCACACCGGGCACTCGGGCTGGCTCTTCTCGCAGATGCGGTTGGCACACTCCATGCAGAAGAGGTTGTGGCCGCAGGGCACGAGCGCCGCGATGACCTCGCTCTCGAAGCACACGGAGCAGTCGCGGCTGCCCTTGCGCCGCAGCCCCGAcgacgaggaggaggagctggaggaggagctggaggacgaggaggagccCGACGTGTCGGACGGCGGCAGGCCCGGCAGCTGCGCCCCCAGCCCGTTGGCATAGGCCGCGTAAGCCAGGCCCCCTCCGCCCGGGTCGCTGCGCACCCGGCGGGCCAGGTGGTGCTCGCCCGCCCCGGGGGCCACGTGCAGGGGCGGCGACAGGCGCGGGCAGCCGGCGCCCGGGTGCAGCCGGCGCTGCACCAACAGCCCCAGGTTGGCGTTGGCGGGCGCGCCGGTGCCGCCCCCCGGGAAGACCACGGAGGAAGACGAGGCGGAGGAAGAcgcggaggaggagcaggaggaggccgCGGGCGCCGCCGCGGGCCCCCCTCCGGGCGAGCGCTCGAACTGCGCCCAGAGCAGGGGCGccccgggcgggggcgcgggcgccGGGTCGAAGGCGGGCGGCAGCTCGGCGCAGCCGTCGGGGGAAGGCGCGGGGGCCTCCCCGGCGGCGTAGGCGTACCCGTTGCCGTTGCTGTTGTTGTTCCCGTTGTGCGCGAAgctgagggcggggctgggggggctgTAGTCGGCCAGGCGCGGGGTGGCGGCCGcgctgcccccgccgccgccgccgccgccggtccCCCCGCCGAAGTAAGAGTCCGTGGAGGCGCTGCCGAGGGAGCTGGAGCTGTCGTTGCGGTAACTGGCGAAGGGCTTGCGGCCCGGGGTGGGCGTGATGCTCGGGGTGGGCTTGCTCCACAGGCTCCCCGGGCCGGACCCGCCGGACCCGTGATGCAGGTCGAAGCCCACGTCGGTGCCGTTGGCGTGGAAGTCGTTGTCGTCCGTGAGCTCGATGATGCCGCCGGTGCGCAGGGCGATGTGCGCCTCGATCTCCTCGCGCGCCCGGTCCACGTTCTCGGGCATCCCCGTCACCTCGAACACGGGCTCCTTGTCGCGGCTGGGCGTCACGATGTAGGTGTGCGTCTGCTGCTGGATGCGCTTGATCGTGGCCCCCTTGggccccaccaccagccccaccACGCGGTAGGGCACCCGCACCTGGATGGTGGTCTGGCCCGGCAGGTTGGGCGGGCCCGGcacggcgccgccgccgccgccgccgttgaGCGCCGAGTTCTTGTTCCTGGAGGCGCGGATCATGGAGAAGTGCTCGGCCGCCGAGATGATCTCCCTCCGGGCCATGGCCACGTCCTCCTTCCTCCCCGTCACCACGAAGACCGGCTCCTCCCCGCGCACCGGGGTCTTGATGTAAGTGTTGGTCTTCGCCCGCAGCGCCTTGATTTTACAacctggcggggggcgggggaggggggagccgggGTGccagggggggggaagggagtgggagacagacagacagacacgccCATTACCCCCGGGATGAGCCAGGGGACTCGGCACAGTCCGTGCCCGGGACGGCGCAACGGCGGCAGGACCCTCCGGCGGTACAAAAGGAGGCGGCTCCCGCCCGGACCCCGCGCGCCGGGAAAGcgggtctcccccccccctccccgccctcctcccaccGGCGAAGCGCTCGAGGAATCGCCCTCGGCGGCCCAGCCCTTCCCCCGGCGACTGCAGATGTCCGTAGCCCAAGCCCCGAATCCCAGCAAAGTCAGCCGGGGAGACGCCTGCACCGGGACCCTGCGGGGCGCGCCGTGCGCCCTGAAGACGCGGCGGAGGGCTTTGTAGGGAGAcagccggggcccggggccccccAGCGCTGGGGGAGCCGCTCAGAAAGCGGGAGGGGGGGGCCAGTCCCGGGACCCATTGTTCCTCATCTGGGCTCCATTATGCGCTCTGCAGAAATCCAGAATCCTCCTCCATCCCATGCtctcactcctcctcctcccccctccccatggaCTTGCaaaggccccctccccccaagcatCTCCGATTTAAATTGCATTCCCCGGGGtcggctgggtggggggggggcgcccggGGAGAAGGCGGTGGTTTTAGCAATAGCAAGGGTATCCCGCCGTGGCCGCGGCGTGGGTCTGCGAGGCAGCCTGCCCGCACTTTCTTTGTCTGGGGCGCCGGCCCTCTGCgcggctctccctccctccctccccgaggCTCCCCGGCTGCTCCGCGAGTCCCGGGTCCCCCTCCCGCGCCTTCCCCGCGGGGCGGTGGCCGGAGACccgctccccaccaccaccacccccatccccgcGCCCCTCTCCAAGCTCCCCATCCCCTGCCGGACCCACCTTGCCTCCCTACGATCTCGGCGACGTGCTCCGAGCTGGGCACCGGCACGCACTCGGTCATGTTCACGCTCTTCTTGCGCGGCTCGCTGTCGTACAGAGAGGCGCCCTCGTCGCTGTCCAGCCCCAGGAGGGACAGCTGGTCCAGCGCGAGCTGCAGGGCTCGCTGGTCATCCAGGgtctccccgccgccgccgcccccgccgccgccgccgccgccgccgttgcGCTCCAGGTCTGCAAACAGCGAGCTGGGCATGGCTGGGCCGTGCGCGCCGCGCCCCCGCCGGCCTCGGCTCCGAAGCTGCGTCCACAAAGGCGGCCGGGAAGCGGGcggtcagggctggggaggccggCCGGCTGCAGCGGGCTCCGCGGCTCCCTGCTCGGCGCCGGAAGGAGTGGGTCGCTCCGTGCGCTGCGCGTCCGGTGGCGGCTGCGGGAGCCCCCGCCTGggtccccaccccagggctgctggctggcgggcggggcggggggggggtggggggcgaagAGCAGAGCTCGAGTGGCGGCCGCGCGCGCCCCCCAAGTGCCCGGCTGGCCGGCCACAACGCCGAGAGaggagcgagcgagcgagcgagggaGCAGGCGGGCGAGCGAGCGACGGCGGCGTCCTTTCAGGGgcccctccccggctcctccactccctcccgcccgcccgccctcacTCAGCGCTTTTTCCTTCTCCGCTCCCCGCCTCTAGACTGAGCCTCTGCAGCCAGACGGCTCCGGAGGGGAACGAGGGAGGCGCACGTCAC
This genomic interval from Eptesicus fuscus isolate TK198812 chromosome 25, DD_ASM_mEF_20220401, whole genome shotgun sequence contains the following:
- the MEX3B gene encoding RNA-binding protein MEX3B; this translates as MPSSLFADLERNGGGGGGGGGGGGGETLDDQRALQLALDQLSLLGLDSDEGASLYDSEPRKKSVNMTECVPVPSSEHVAEIVGRQGCKIKALRAKTNTYIKTPVRGEEPVFVVTGRKEDVAMARREIISAAEHFSMIRASRNKNSALNGGGGGGAVPGPPNLPGQTTIQVRVPYRVVGLVVGPKGATIKRIQQQTHTYIVTPSRDKEPVFEVTGMPENVDRAREEIEAHIALRTGGIIELTDDNDFHANGTDVGFDLHHGSGGSGPGSLWSKPTPSITPTPGRKPFASYRNDSSSSLGSASTDSYFGGGTGGGGGGGGSAAATPRLADYSPPSPALSFAHNGNNNSNGNGYAYAAGEAPAPSPDGCAELPPAFDPAPAPPPGAPLLWAQFERSPGGGPAAAPAASSCSSSASSSASSSSVVFPGGGTGAPANANLGLLVQRRLHPGAGCPRLSPPLHVAPGAGEHHLARRVRSDPGGGGLAYAAYANGLGAQLPGLPPSDTSGSSSSSSSSSSSSSSSSGLRRKGSRDCSVCFESEVIAALVPCGHNLFCMECANRICEKSQPECPVCHAAVTQAIRIFS